The Sphingobacterium bambusae genome includes a window with the following:
- a CDS encoding ATP-binding cassette domain-containing protein, translated as MEVINEFYADSVEFRYVGTRPIITGAYIKCRTGDIVGLLGRNGAGKSTLLKILFGSIKAQHSHILINGKRSTKPYLSGKVGYLPQDSFLPSNEKVFKLIKLLVLNEAEQHALSNDSGITPLISKRVYQLSGGERRYLEICLLLYQPTDFLLLDEPFTGLEPLAIQRISDLIAKFADTKGFIISDHNYRDVLAIATETLLLQNGSCRRIAAPKELEFFYLPESPDDLQGDR; from the coding sequence ATGGAGGTAATAAACGAATTTTACGCAGACTCCGTTGAGTTTCGATACGTCGGAACGCGACCGATTATCACGGGGGCATACATAAAATGCCGAACAGGTGACATTGTCGGCTTGTTGGGTCGAAATGGTGCTGGGAAATCGACCTTACTCAAGATTCTCTTTGGCTCTATTAAAGCGCAACACAGTCATATCTTAATAAACGGAAAAAGAAGCACAAAGCCTTACTTGAGTGGAAAGGTGGGCTATCTGCCACAGGATTCTTTTCTCCCCAGCAACGAAAAAGTCTTTAAATTAATCAAACTTCTTGTCCTCAACGAGGCAGAGCAACATGCGCTATCAAACGATAGTGGTATCACCCCTTTGATCAGCAAGCGTGTCTACCAACTTTCTGGTGGAGAGCGTAGGTATTTGGAAATTTGCTTACTTCTTTACCAACCTACTGATTTCCTACTTCTTGACGAACCGTTTACCGGACTGGAGCCCCTTGCAATACAAAGAATTTCAGATTTGATTGCGAAGTTTGCCGACACGAAAGGTTTCATCATCTCTGATCATAACTACCGTGACGTGTTAGCGATTGCAACAGAGACCCTCTTGTTGCAAAATGGCAGTTGTCGTCGTATCGCAGCCCCTAAAGAACTTGAATTCTTCTACTTACCGGAAAGCCCCGATGATCTCCAAGGCGACCGATAA
- the purL gene encoding phosphoribosylformylglycinamidine synthase, with product MILFFVNPSNTVYGVQTQQELSQEDISKLNWLFGNAKKLAETTLDAHYVGPRAAMVTPWSTNAVEITQNMGIQGIIRIEEFNPVDAEFSDFDPMISQKYTALTQEMYSINIQPEPILDIDDIEAYNKQEGLALSAEEVTYLHNLAEKLGRKLTDSEIFAFSQANSEHCRHKIFNGTFVIDGEEQPTSLFKLIKKTSETNPNDIVSAYKDNVAFIKGPQVTQFAPLSGDKPDFYAEKTFDSVISLKAETHNFPTTVEPFAGAATGSGGEIRDRLAGGQGALPLAGTAIYMTAYSRLLDDRPWEKGVEERAWLYQTPMDILIKASNGASDFGNKFGQPLITGSVLTFEHEEGGRKLGYDKVIMQAGGIGYGKLSQAKKHEPQEGDKIVVLGGENYRIGMGGAAVSSAETGAFGSGIELNAIQRSNPEMQKRAANAIRAFVESDHNPIVSIHDHGAGGHLNCLSELVEATGGLIDLDKLPVGDPTLSAKEIIGNESQERMGLVIAEKDIEQLQKVADRERSPMYTVGDVTGDHRFTFASSSSGEKPMDYDLADFFGSSPKTVMNDKTITRSYADLSYNVENIPAYLNQVLQLEAVASKDWLTNKVDRCVGGRVAKQQCVGSLQLPLNNVGVMALDYKSTEGIATTVGHSPLTALIDPVAGSRNAIAEALSNLVFAPIKNGLAGVSLSANWMWPCNNEGEDARLYQAVKGCSDFAIALGINIPTGKDSLSMKQKYPDGDHVIAPGTLIISAGGNCTNINKVVEPVLKKNAGSIYYINLSKDQLKLGGSSFAQINNKIGNEVSTIQDADYFKKAFNTIQHLIHEDQIIAGHDVGSGGLATTLLELTFADVDLAADYDLSGLNEADTVKAFFNENIALVLQARNDTSFEATLASAGIAAVKIGSAKEGTEATIKNNADVFTFNIAETRDTWFKTSFLLDQKQAKNGTAEERFANYKNQPLQYTFPTQFTGKKPDTTTLTSRPKAAIIREKGSNSEREMANAMYLAGFDVKDVHMTDLIAGRETLEDIQFIGAVGGFSNSDVLGSAKGWAGAFLYNEKAKKALENFFARPDTLSVGICNGCQLFMELELINPDHEVHGKMQHNTSQKHESNFVSVKIQENNSVMLSSLAGSTLGVWISHGEGKFNLPYGEDQYAIVAKYGYEAYPHNPNGSDFNTAMMCDKTGRHLVTMPHIERSTFQWNWANYPENRQDEVSPWIEAFVNARSWIEKQAK from the coding sequence ATGATTCTTTTCTTTGTGAACCCCAGCAACACTGTTTACGGTGTGCAAACGCAACAAGAACTATCCCAAGAAGATATTTCGAAACTCAACTGGCTCTTTGGAAATGCTAAAAAACTTGCGGAGACAACGCTTGACGCCCATTATGTAGGGCCACGCGCTGCTATGGTGACTCCTTGGAGTACAAACGCAGTAGAAATTACCCAAAACATGGGGATACAAGGCATCATCCGCATCGAAGAATTCAATCCGGTAGATGCAGAATTTTCGGATTTTGACCCGATGATTTCGCAGAAATATACCGCGCTTACACAAGAAATGTATAGCATCAATATACAGCCCGAGCCAATTCTGGACATCGATGATATTGAAGCCTATAACAAACAAGAAGGCTTGGCTTTAAGTGCTGAGGAAGTGACCTACCTACATAATTTAGCAGAAAAGCTGGGCAGGAAATTAACGGACTCTGAAATTTTCGCCTTTTCACAGGCCAATTCAGAACACTGCCGACACAAGATCTTCAATGGTACTTTTGTGATCGACGGTGAAGAACAGCCAACCTCCTTATTCAAACTTATCAAAAAGACTTCCGAGACGAACCCTAACGACATCGTTTCGGCCTATAAAGATAACGTGGCCTTTATAAAAGGGCCGCAGGTGACGCAATTTGCACCACTATCGGGTGACAAACCTGATTTTTATGCCGAGAAAACGTTCGACTCTGTTATCTCCCTGAAAGCAGAAACGCATAACTTCCCGACAACAGTAGAGCCTTTCGCAGGCGCTGCCACAGGATCAGGCGGTGAAATTCGCGACCGTTTGGCCGGCGGACAGGGTGCGCTTCCACTAGCGGGAACAGCTATCTACATGACCGCTTATTCGAGATTATTGGATGACCGTCCTTGGGAAAAGGGCGTTGAAGAACGTGCTTGGCTTTACCAAACACCCATGGATATCCTGATAAAAGCATCCAACGGTGCATCCGATTTCGGTAACAAATTTGGTCAACCCTTGATCACAGGATCAGTTTTGACCTTCGAACACGAAGAGGGCGGCAGAAAACTGGGGTACGATAAAGTGATTATGCAAGCCGGCGGTATTGGCTACGGAAAATTAAGCCAAGCGAAAAAACACGAGCCACAGGAAGGCGATAAAATTGTCGTTTTGGGTGGCGAAAACTACCGCATCGGTATGGGTGGTGCAGCAGTTTCCTCGGCAGAGACCGGAGCCTTCGGCTCGGGCATCGAATTGAATGCCATTCAACGTTCGAATCCAGAAATGCAAAAACGCGCTGCCAATGCGATACGCGCGTTCGTAGAATCTGATCACAACCCTATTGTATCGATCCATGACCACGGTGCTGGCGGACACTTAAACTGTCTTTCGGAGCTTGTGGAAGCAACAGGAGGTCTCATTGACCTCGATAAGTTGCCTGTAGGTGACCCTACCCTATCCGCGAAAGAGATTATTGGTAATGAGTCACAGGAGCGTATGGGCTTGGTTATTGCAGAAAAAGATATTGAGCAGCTACAGAAAGTGGCTGATCGGGAACGTTCCCCGATGTATACCGTAGGTGATGTCACGGGAGACCACCGCTTCACCTTTGCCTCATCATCATCGGGCGAAAAGCCAATGGATTACGATTTGGCGGACTTTTTCGGATCTTCACCGAAGACGGTGATGAACGACAAAACAATCACCCGCAGCTATGCTGACCTTAGCTATAACGTAGAAAATATACCGGCTTACCTGAATCAGGTATTGCAATTAGAGGCGGTAGCTTCTAAAGATTGGTTGACCAACAAAGTAGACCGCTGTGTGGGCGGACGCGTTGCCAAACAACAATGTGTAGGTTCCTTGCAGTTACCGCTCAATAATGTGGGGGTCATGGCACTAGACTATAAATCAACGGAAGGTATAGCGACCACCGTTGGTCACTCTCCGTTAACGGCTTTGATTGATCCTGTTGCGGGATCCCGCAACGCCATTGCCGAGGCGCTATCAAACTTGGTGTTTGCACCAATAAAAAATGGCTTAGCTGGAGTATCACTCTCTGCCAACTGGATGTGGCCATGTAATAACGAAGGTGAAGATGCTCGTTTATACCAAGCCGTAAAAGGATGCTCTGATTTTGCGATCGCTCTGGGCATCAACATCCCCACTGGAAAGGACTCCTTATCCATGAAACAGAAGTACCCAGATGGTGACCATGTCATCGCGCCAGGTACCTTGATTATTTCCGCTGGTGGAAACTGTACAAACATCAACAAAGTTGTGGAGCCTGTTTTAAAGAAAAATGCAGGATCCATCTACTACATAAACCTTTCGAAAGATCAATTAAAGCTCGGAGGGTCGTCCTTTGCTCAAATCAACAATAAGATTGGTAATGAGGTATCGACTATACAAGATGCGGACTACTTCAAGAAAGCCTTTAATACGATCCAACATCTTATCCATGAAGATCAAATCATTGCGGGTCATGACGTAGGGTCGGGAGGATTGGCGACAACGCTGTTGGAGCTGACCTTTGCCGATGTGGACTTGGCTGCAGATTACGACCTATCCGGATTGAACGAAGCCGACACCGTAAAAGCGTTCTTCAACGAAAATATTGCGTTGGTATTGCAAGCGAGAAATGATACATCGTTCGAAGCAACGTTAGCAAGCGCTGGTATTGCCGCGGTTAAAATAGGAAGTGCTAAAGAAGGTACCGAAGCTACGATCAAAAACAACGCAGATGTTTTCACGTTCAACATCGCCGAAACACGCGACACTTGGTTCAAAACATCGTTTTTATTAGATCAGAAGCAGGCTAAAAATGGTACGGCAGAGGAGCGCTTCGCCAACTATAAAAACCAGCCTCTTCAATATACATTTCCTACGCAATTTACGGGTAAGAAACCAGACACAACGACCCTGACTTCCCGTCCGAAAGCGGCAATCATCCGCGAAAAAGGGTCCAATTCTGAGCGCGAGATGGCCAATGCGATGTATCTTGCCGGATTCGACGTGAAAGATGTGCATATGACGGATTTAATCGCTGGCAGGGAAACGTTGGAAGACATTCAGTTTATTGGCGCGGTAGGTGGTTTTTCCAATTCAGACGTGCTGGGTTCTGCTAAAGGATGGGCAGGAGCATTTCTGTACAACGAGAAAGCAAAAAAAGCACTGGAAAATTTCTTTGCTCGACCTGATACCCTATCTGTAGGAATCTGTAACGGCTGTCAATTGTTTATGGAACTCGAGTTGATCAATCCTGATCACGAAGTTCATGGCAAAATGCAACACAACACCTCGCAGAAGCACGAGTCGAACTTTGTTTCGGTAAAAATACAAGAGAACAATTCGGTGATGTTATCAAGCTTG
- the pheT gene encoding phenylalanine--tRNA ligase subunit beta, with protein sequence MNISYNWLKNYINTDKTPEELSLILTDIGLEVELLEKVQQIPGGLEGLVVGEVKSCEQHPNADKLKVTTVDVGAEELLHIVCGAPNVRTGLKVIVAPVGASCHPTTGEPFKITKSKIRGEVSEGMLCGEDEIGLGSSHAGIVELADSAVIGSLVRDYFEIKDDYRFEIGLTPNRADAASHLGVARDLAAYFREAYSSSDVSAFREGEKAAVTVEVADADLAPRYAGVTISGLTVAESPDWLKERLQTIGIRPINNIVDVTNYILHDLGQPLHAFDLDKISGNKIIVRKAAEGEPFVTLDGVERTLSAEDLVIADAEKPMCIAGVFGGADSGVSQSTTAIFLESAYFNAVSVRKTSKRHNLKTDSSFRFERGTDPNMPLYALQKAALLIQEVAGGEISSTVTDQYPNPVSPFIFEVSYERVQRLIGKAIPAEEIKAILLALGIGVTPISEDVINVSVPAYKVDVTREVDVIEEVLRIYGYNNIELQSQIKSSLNTTEKPDKEVVLNQIADMLIGNGYREILNNSLTKLAFVENEETAVRLVNPLSSDLDTMRQNLLFSALTSVSYNQKRKRPNAKYFEYGKSYFKNEEGYTEKQHLALTLAGNQVDENWIVGDKKSSFYHIKAAVDQIVRRLNISGLQLVEASGEYFDYGLTYMKGQKALVTVGAVSVENLKKADVDGSVFFATFDWDLVLKVIRKNEIKYQEVSKFPAVRRDLALLVDDAVTFEQLKVVASKTERKLLKEVSIFDVYKGDKLPEGKKSYALSFILQDEEKTLNDKQIDGIIKKLMLNFEKETGATVR encoded by the coding sequence ATGAATATTTCCTATAATTGGCTTAAAAATTACATAAATACAGATAAAACACCGGAGGAGCTTTCGCTTATCTTGACCGATATCGGCTTAGAAGTTGAGTTGTTGGAGAAAGTACAGCAAATTCCGGGAGGTCTTGAAGGCCTTGTTGTGGGAGAGGTGAAGAGCTGTGAGCAACATCCGAACGCCGATAAATTGAAAGTTACGACTGTTGATGTTGGTGCTGAAGAATTACTGCACATTGTTTGTGGAGCTCCCAATGTACGAACGGGGCTCAAAGTAATTGTTGCACCAGTAGGAGCTAGCTGTCATCCGACGACTGGAGAGCCTTTTAAAATTACGAAATCCAAGATAAGGGGTGAAGTTTCCGAAGGGATGCTTTGTGGTGAAGATGAGATTGGATTGGGCAGTTCGCATGCCGGTATCGTCGAGTTGGCGGATAGCGCCGTTATTGGATCTTTGGTACGGGATTATTTTGAAATAAAAGACGACTATCGATTCGAAATCGGCTTGACACCAAACCGTGCCGATGCCGCATCCCATTTGGGGGTTGCGCGAGATCTTGCCGCCTATTTCCGGGAGGCCTACTCTTCAAGCGATGTGTCTGCTTTCCGCGAAGGGGAAAAGGCGGCGGTGACAGTTGAAGTGGCTGACGCGGATCTAGCACCACGTTACGCAGGCGTTACCATCTCTGGATTGACGGTTGCCGAATCTCCCGACTGGTTGAAAGAACGTTTGCAAACGATCGGGATTCGTCCGATCAACAATATCGTCGATGTGACGAATTATATTTTGCATGATTTAGGGCAACCGCTGCACGCATTTGATCTGGATAAGATCAGTGGTAACAAAATTATCGTACGCAAAGCCGCTGAAGGAGAACCTTTCGTTACGTTAGACGGCGTAGAACGCACGCTTTCTGCCGAGGATCTGGTGATTGCAGACGCCGAAAAGCCGATGTGTATCGCTGGTGTTTTCGGGGGCGCAGATTCGGGCGTGTCTCAATCGACAACAGCTATATTCTTAGAATCAGCGTATTTCAATGCTGTTTCTGTGCGTAAGACATCAAAAAGACATAACTTGAAGACCGATTCGTCTTTCCGTTTTGAGCGCGGGACAGATCCAAATATGCCTTTATACGCTTTGCAAAAAGCTGCCTTGCTTATTCAGGAGGTTGCCGGCGGCGAGATTAGTTCCACGGTAACGGATCAATACCCTAACCCTGTATCACCTTTTATTTTTGAGGTAAGCTACGAGCGTGTTCAACGCTTGATTGGCAAGGCTATTCCCGCAGAAGAGATTAAAGCTATCCTGCTGGCTTTAGGAATCGGCGTTACGCCGATCAGTGAAGATGTGATTAATGTGAGCGTACCGGCCTACAAAGTTGATGTAACCCGTGAAGTGGATGTTATTGAGGAGGTGTTGCGTATCTATGGCTACAACAACATCGAGCTGCAATCCCAAATCAAGTCATCACTCAATACAACCGAAAAACCGGATAAAGAGGTCGTGTTGAACCAAATTGCGGATATGCTCATTGGCAACGGCTATCGCGAAATATTGAACAATTCGTTGACGAAACTGGCCTTTGTAGAAAATGAAGAGACTGCGGTACGCTTGGTAAACCCGTTAAGCTCAGATCTTGATACGATGCGGCAAAATCTATTATTCTCGGCTTTGACGAGTGTGTCGTATAATCAAAAACGCAAGCGCCCGAATGCCAAGTATTTCGAGTATGGTAAATCCTACTTCAAGAACGAGGAAGGCTATACCGAAAAACAACATCTAGCTTTAACATTGGCCGGAAACCAAGTAGACGAAAATTGGATCGTTGGCGACAAGAAAAGTAGTTTTTATCATATCAAAGCTGCGGTCGATCAGATCGTTCGTCGCTTAAATATTTCTGGACTACAGTTGGTAGAGGCTTCGGGTGAATATTTCGACTATGGCTTAACCTACATGAAAGGACAGAAAGCTCTCGTGACGGTGGGCGCTGTATCGGTTGAAAACCTGAAGAAAGCGGATGTGGACGGCTCCGTGTTTTTTGCTACATTTGATTGGGATTTGGTGCTTAAAGTGATCCGTAAGAATGAAATCAAGTATCAAGAGGTTTCCAAATTTCCTGCGGTGCGTCGTGACTTAGCGCTGTTGGTAGATGATGCGGTTACGTTTGAGCAACTGAAGGTGGTTGCCAGCAAGACCGAGCGCAAGCTATTGAAAGAGGTGTCGATATTTGATGTCTATAAAGGGGATAAACTGCCAGAAGGGAAGAAGTCTTATGCGCTGAGTTTTATCCTGCAGGACGAAGAAAAAACGTTAAACGACAAACAGATTGACGGCATAATTAAAAAATTAATGCTTAACTTTGAAAAGGAGACAGGAGCGACCGTTCGCTAA